One region of Armatimonadota bacterium genomic DNA includes:
- a CDS encoding DUF47 family protein — protein sequence MKRFRFMPTEENFFELFEEIAQALVEAAKVLHELITNYEDIEHKTHLLREMEKRIDRATGGICDRLNISFVTPIDREDIHNLAVSMDEVLDYIEASADRMKLYGVEDPAAEVPETAEISAILVQATEQIQIGIKALSNLRQIDQVLNPCVRINELENDADKLLRKALNRLFKEKTRPLDIVKWQEIIYRLELATDKCEDVANVLESIVVKNA from the coding sequence ATGAAACGCTTTCGCTTCATGCCTACGGAAGAAAACTTTTTTGAGCTTTTTGAGGAAATAGCCCAAGCCCTTGTCGAAGCCGCCAAGGTGCTCCACGAATTAATCACTAATTACGAGGACATTGAGCATAAAACTCACTTACTTCGTGAGATGGAGAAGCGGATAGACCGAGCGACTGGTGGAATATGCGATCGATTGAATATTAGCTTCGTAACGCCAATTGACCGGGAAGATATACACAACCTTGCGGTTTCAATGGATGAGGTTCTGGATTATATAGAGGCATCTGCCGACCGCATGAAGCTTTATGGTGTTGAGGACCCGGCAGCGGAAGTGCCTGAGACGGCGGAGATATCTGCTATCCTTGTCCAGGCAACTGAGCAAATTCAAATAGGCATCAAGGCGCTTTCAAATCTTCGGCAGATTGACCAAGTACTGAATCCTTGCGTTAGAATAAACGAGCTGGAAAACGACGCGGATAAGTTGCTTAGGAAAGCACTGAACCGATTGTTTAAGGAAAAGACGAGGCCACTCGATATAGTCAAGTGGCAGGAGATTATCTACAGATTAGAATTAGCCACAGATAAGTGTGAAGATGTGGCAAATGTTTTGGAAAGCATAGTGGTGAAAAATGCCTGA
- a CDS encoding prepilin-type N-terminal cleavage/methylation domain-containing protein yields MVRRRIVRENAGFTIIEIMIVILVVSILMMIAAPCFIHAQNTSRTKSCIENMKQIYTAKEQFAMENNKSNGDSVTWDDLVPEYIREQPECPAGGNYSLLTIGETVSCSITGHELNI; encoded by the coding sequence GTGGTTAGAAGGCGCATTGTTCGTGAGAACGCCGGTTTCACAATCATAGAAATAATGATTGTGATCTTGGTCGTTAGCATTCTAATGATGATAGCTGCTCCGTGCTTTATTCACGCACAAAATACGTCTCGGACGAAGTCTTGTATTGAGAATATGAAACAGATTTACACAGCCAAAGAACAGTTTGCAATGGAGAACAACAAATCCAATGGTGACTCGGTAACATGGGATGACCTTGTGCCTGAATATATAAGGGAACAGCCTGAATGCCCGGCTGGTGGTAATTATAGTCTCCTAACTATCGGCGAAACGGTTTCCTGCTCAATAACCGGGCACGAGCTTAATATCTGA
- a CDS encoding nitroreductase family protein: MDAIECMKTRRSVRVYQDKPIPREIIEDIVDCGRLAATAINIQPWQFIVVQDPGMRKKIADTTDYGKFIAQAPVCIAVFCQDTKYYLEDGSAATQNILNAARAHELGSCWVAGDKKAYAPKIGEMLGMPPNYKLVSLVSIGYPIETPNPGKKPLSEVLHWERYSG, encoded by the coding sequence ATGGATGCGATTGAATGCATGAAGACTAGGCGAAGTGTTAGAGTATATCAGGATAAACCCATCCCTCGAGAAATCATCGAAGATATTGTTGACTGCGGAAGACTTGCTGCAACGGCGATTAATATTCAGCCTTGGCAGTTCATCGTGGTGCAAGACCCAGGGATGCGCAAAAAGATCGCCGATACTACCGATTATGGTAAGTTTATAGCTCAAGCGCCAGTTTGTATAGCCGTCTTTTGCCAGGACACCAAATATTACCTTGAAGATGGGAGTGCCGCAACGCAGAATATCCTCAATGCGGCACGAGCGCATGAGCTCGGTTCGTGCTGGGTTGCAGGTGACAAGAAAGCATATGCACCAAAAATAGGAGAAATGCTGGGGATGCCGCCGAACTATAAATTAGTCTCACTAGTATCCATAGGCTATCCAATTGAAACTCCAAACCCAGGTAAGAAGCCATTGTCCGAAGTGTTACATTGGGAAAGGTATTCGGGCTAA
- a CDS encoding polysaccharide lyase family protein — protein sequence MKTVHSLLFLLLVASHAFAFETVVWRIGKADNSYGEFALAGNYNGYAKAFPKDVMFQPDKDDPSRAWSFIHPGPSDSWAGSKPHVFTIIFSLPRQPKGVFSFTIDMVDTHASAPPAIKLSINGQSGVIKLPAGAGDDSLVNPGAGREYVFNTSLPASTLRKGENKIEILNEKGSWFLYDTVILKNDPEGVVEASVKRIELHPTIRFVRSGGALMQVVDLEAEFTNAPADCKGILRMGKWSTAVTLNPPFLGTLRKELAVPEVHEPSKLELFVEVGEKTATASCEVKPERHWLFYLQPSSHVDIGYTDFQDRVIKLHNDNMSLALSLCKKYPGFVWNTEAAWVEDNYLSLMPPEKVNDFLKAAKEGRIGCQAVYGNMLTGICSHESFIRTLYFAHSIAQKYGIPFDIAMSSDVPTQVWTLPTILAQSGIKYFSAGLNLTRGDSFNKLFGKSPFYWQGPDGSKVLTWYMNGYAKAVHSGLAIDIDRARAGVESLLREYDRDDYPYDAVLGFGGYGDNQRLSESLAKTVQEWNDRYAYPRIILCRGPEFFEYIEHGFRDRIPTIEGDGGVYWEDGAGSSARETALVRIAKEDLVTAEKVFSLASTVFGEKHPKDELDAAWKNAILYDEHTWGAHCSISQPKSEQTTKQWVYKARFAYDASRQAKKVLQAGLRSLACSVKADKPSLLVFNPLDVSVSGLVHARNKSGELVELWAEDVPPLGYRVFPLSTANPMDRTFQTVSTTSQISIPKFENQFYRLELDPLTGAVKSLIDKELNRDLVDSKSPYGLNRYLYVSGHGKSMTIHTDARPVKISTAVLPHRRVIRIDSSAYMTPELTTEIVLWDKIKRIDFNNTLRKKGTYMKEAGYFAFPFNLEKPEFHIEIPDGIIQPSKDMLPGACMQWYCAQDFVVATEPGCTIVWTALESPLITLGDINRDTFKSPLPIDNGHLYAYIFNNYWFTNYKASQSGQFTFRFSLTSMAEYNPAAASRFGRSVRNPLIAAEVAGKGKAGVHTLSLVSVAPSNVIIQALKPAESGKGIIVRLREVAGRDAEAVLQLPAMFKRAWKCNLVEDVGQSLPISKGTLKVALRPNGMATVLISP from the coding sequence ATGAAAACTGTTCATTCGTTGCTATTTCTACTTCTTGTAGCATCGCATGCTTTTGCTTTTGAAACTGTCGTTTGGCGGATAGGGAAAGCTGATAATTCTTATGGCGAATTTGCTTTAGCTGGAAATTACAATGGCTATGCGAAGGCATTCCCTAAGGATGTCATGTTCCAACCTGATAAGGACGATCCTTCAAGGGCTTGGAGCTTCATACATCCGGGACCGTCGGACTCATGGGCTGGCTCGAAGCCTCACGTATTCACAATTATTTTCAGCTTGCCACGGCAACCCAAGGGAGTATTTTCTTTCACGATTGACATGGTGGATACTCATGCCTCGGCGCCGCCTGCAATCAAGTTGTCAATAAATGGTCAATCAGGCGTAATCAAACTTCCGGCGGGTGCGGGTGATGATTCGCTTGTGAATCCTGGGGCTGGCAGGGAGTATGTGTTTAATACCTCATTGCCCGCTTCAACTTTGCGCAAAGGTGAAAATAAGATTGAGATTCTAAATGAAAAAGGCTCATGGTTCCTCTATGATACAGTAATTCTTAAGAATGACCCGGAGGGCGTGGTGGAGGCAAGTGTCAAGAGAATCGAGCTACACCCAACGATTAGGTTTGTTCGCTCGGGCGGGGCTCTTATGCAAGTAGTGGACCTCGAAGCTGAGTTCACAAATGCACCAGCGGATTGCAAAGGAATTCTAAGGATGGGAAAGTGGAGCACCGCGGTTACGCTCAATCCGCCGTTCTTGGGAACTCTTCGCAAGGAACTTGCGGTTCCCGAGGTGCACGAACCATCGAAGTTAGAGCTATTCGTAGAAGTGGGCGAAAAGACTGCAACCGCATCATGTGAGGTCAAGCCAGAAAGGCATTGGTTATTCTACCTTCAGCCCAGCTCCCATGTGGACATCGGCTACACGGATTTTCAAGATAGAGTAATTAAATTGCACAACGACAATATGTCGCTTGCGCTTTCTCTTTGTAAGAAGTACCCCGGCTTTGTCTGGAACACCGAGGCGGCATGGGTTGAAGACAATTATCTTTCTCTTATGCCGCCGGAAAAGGTGAACGATTTCCTAAAGGCGGCGAAAGAGGGCCGGATAGGTTGCCAGGCGGTCTATGGGAACATGCTCACTGGAATCTGCTCGCATGAGTCTTTTATACGCACCCTATATTTTGCTCACTCGATTGCCCAAAAATATGGGATTCCATTTGACATAGCAATGAGCAGCGACGTCCCAACTCAGGTATGGACACTGCCTACAATTTTGGCGCAAAGTGGCATCAAATACTTTAGCGCTGGATTGAACCTCACGCGGGGCGATTCGTTTAACAAGCTTTTTGGTAAATCGCCTTTCTATTGGCAAGGACCTGATGGCAGCAAAGTTCTTACCTGGTACATGAATGGCTATGCAAAGGCTGTCCATTCGGGGCTGGCTATAGACATAGACCGCGCAAGAGCAGGCGTAGAGTCGCTCCTGCGAGAGTATGACCGCGACGACTATCCATACGATGCAGTTCTCGGTTTCGGCGGTTATGGAGACAACCAGCGGCTCAGCGAGAGCCTTGCGAAGACGGTGCAGGAGTGGAATGACCGCTATGCTTATCCGCGCATAATTCTTTGCCGCGGTCCCGAGTTCTTCGAATACATTGAGCATGGTTTCAGGGACAGAATACCCACAATAGAAGGCGACGGTGGCGTATATTGGGAGGACGGAGCCGGTTCTTCTGCACGTGAAACGGCTCTGGTTCGCATCGCCAAGGAAGATCTTGTTACTGCTGAGAAAGTCTTTTCTCTTGCTTCCACAGTCTTTGGGGAGAAGCATCCGAAGGATGAGCTCGACGCGGCTTGGAAAAATGCAATCCTATATGATGAGCACACGTGGGGCGCACATTGCAGTATTAGCCAGCCGAAGAGCGAACAGACGACAAAGCAGTGGGTCTATAAGGCTCGTTTTGCATACGACGCTTCGAGGCAAGCCAAGAAAGTTCTCCAAGCTGGGCTTCGCTCCCTTGCCTGTTCGGTCAAAGCCGATAAACCTTCGCTCCTGGTATTTAACCCGCTCGATGTTTCTGTAAGCGGGTTGGTGCATGCTAGGAATAAATCTGGCGAATTGGTTGAACTTTGGGCGGAGGATGTGCCTCCTCTTGGGTATCGTGTATTTCCGCTATCAACTGCAAACCCGATGGACAGAACTTTTCAGACTGTCAGTACAACTTCTCAAATCAGCATCCCGAAATTTGAAAATCAATTCTATCGCTTAGAGCTTGATCCTCTCACTGGTGCTGTGAAGAGCCTTATCGACAAGGAACTTAATCGTGATTTGGTTGATTCCAAGTCGCCGTATGGTCTCAACCGTTATCTTTACGTCTCGGGCCACGGCAAATCCATGACCATTCATACCGACGCTAGGCCCGTGAAGATAAGCACAGCAGTGCTTCCCCATCGGCGGGTGATACGAATCGATAGCTCTGCATATATGACCCCTGAGCTCACTACCGAAATTGTGCTTTGGGATAAAATTAAGCGCATTGACTTCAACAATACGCTTAGGAAAAAAGGTACTTACATGAAGGAGGCGGGATACTTCGCCTTCCCGTTTAACTTGGAGAAGCCTGAATTCCACATTGAGATACCTGACGGCATTATCCAGCCAAGTAAGGATATGCTCCCTGGTGCATGCATGCAGTGGTATTGTGCACAAGACTTTGTTGTAGCGACTGAACCAGGATGCACTATTGTTTGGACGGCGCTTGAAAGCCCACTAATCACATTGGGTGACATCAACCGTGATACTTTTAAGTCGCCGCTCCCTATTGATAATGGCCACTTGTATGCTTATATATTCAATAACTATTGGTTTACTAACTACAAAGCATCGCAGAGTGGGCAATTCACGTTTCGCTTTTCACTCACTAGCATGGCTGAGTATAACCCAGCGGCGGCATCGCGCTTTGGACGGTCGGTTAGGAACCCTCTAATCGCGGCCGAGGTTGCAGGCAAGGGGAAGGCTGGTGTTCATACTTTGAGCCTTGTGTCTGTTGCGCCTTCGAATGTCATCATCCAGGCTTTAAAGCCTGCGGAATCCGGCAAGGGAATTATTGTTCGACTCAGGGAAGTTGCTGGCAGGGATGCCGAAGCAGTCCTGCAATTGCCGGCGATGTTCAAGCGTGCGTGGAAGTGCAATCTGGTGGAAGATGTGGGGCAGTCGCTTCCAATATCAAAAGGCACTTTGAAGGTAGCACTCCGGCCGAACGGCATGGCTACGGTACTAATCTCGCCATAG
- a CDS encoding LptA/OstA family protein, producing MTKLLKQYAAFSIASAALLALILASVGGAQQGNTSAKPTEPMYKEVKYSADSSTYRWDGEDRIVVLRGNVMFVQGDTTLIADKVDYSEKTKTAQATGNLKIFDDRNNITADICTINFEEKKGTLTGNVRMVAKPKPKKETQEKKDAPKSLSSEWKDEAVITCDKIEYYYKQKKAIVSGGLKIAQKNRIVTADSATYFGKEDRVELVGNVKGYDEKEKHSFSAPKVIISLKEDDEWIEAEKASGTFYVKEEQEETQEVKPAQEAARK from the coding sequence ATGACAAAACTATTAAAGCAATATGCGGCGTTCAGCATAGCATCGGCCGCCCTGCTGGCCTTGATTCTCGCTTCAGTAGGTGGGGCTCAGCAGGGGAATACTTCGGCGAAACCAACCGAGCCAATGTACAAGGAAGTTAAGTATTCAGCTGATAGCTCTACCTACCGCTGGGACGGTGAGGACCGTATTGTGGTCCTCAGAGGCAACGTGATGTTTGTCCAAGGCGATACAACCCTTATAGCCGACAAAGTTGACTATAGTGAAAAGACCAAAACCGCCCAAGCCACCGGAAACCTAAAAATCTTCGACGATAGGAACAATATCACAGCGGATATTTGTACGATAAACTTTGAAGAGAAAAAGGGCACTCTAACTGGAAACGTTCGCATGGTTGCCAAGCCAAAGCCCAAAAAGGAGACACAGGAAAAGAAAGATGCACCCAAATCCCTTAGCTCAGAGTGGAAAGACGAAGCAGTCATAACTTGCGATAAAATCGAGTATTACTATAAGCAAAAGAAGGCTATCGTTTCCGGCGGCTTAAAGATTGCCCAGAAAAACCGCATTGTCACCGCAGACTCTGCAACATACTTCGGCAAGGAAGATAGAGTTGAGCTTGTTGGTAACGTCAAAGGTTATGATGAGAAGGAAAAGCATTCCTTCTCCGCACCAAAGGTAATTATTTCGCTTAAAGAAGATGATGAATGGATAGAAGCCGAAAAAGCCAGCGGCACTTTTTATGTAAAAGAAGAGCAAGAGGAAACACAAGAAGTCAAACCTGCACAAGAAGCGGCGAGAAAATAA
- a CDS encoding M55 family metallopeptidase, giving the protein MRYILLSILIIAIAGLVLADEGDKPVKKIKIYIHTDLEGVSGVDAYEMMDQTTEGYQKARRLLMEDINAAVAGAFEGGADEVTVLDSHNGAHNFIPEMLDKRAVQDPRANKKWWGALDETYSGTFFIGAHAMAGTLNGFLDHTQSSTHWHDYSINGRKMGELAQWAIVAGNFGVPMLMVSGDEAACKEARDFFDPIETAVVKRGIGRNKAELVPLDEARARIREAAKKAISLIGKAKPFIPEKPMTIVLKYNRSDYCDSAVERLSYVERIDARTIRWVTSDPLAILPK; this is encoded by the coding sequence ATGAGATACATACTTCTCAGTATTCTAATAATAGCTATAGCCGGGCTCGTACTGGCTGACGAAGGAGACAAGCCTGTGAAAAAGATCAAGATTTATATCCACACAGATTTGGAAGGTGTCTCGGGCGTTGATGCATATGAAATGATGGACCAAACTACCGAAGGTTATCAGAAAGCACGCAGGCTTCTAATGGAAGACATTAACGCTGCAGTTGCTGGAGCTTTTGAAGGCGGTGCTGACGAAGTAACAGTTCTAGATAGTCATAACGGGGCCCACAATTTTATTCCCGAGATGCTTGACAAGCGGGCAGTGCAAGACCCTCGTGCAAACAAAAAATGGTGGGGTGCGTTGGATGAAACCTATTCCGGCACATTCTTTATAGGTGCGCATGCGATGGCTGGCACGCTTAACGGTTTTCTCGACCATACTCAATCATCCACGCACTGGCATGACTACTCAATCAATGGTCGCAAAATGGGTGAGCTGGCACAATGGGCGATTGTAGCTGGGAATTTCGGCGTTCCTATGCTCATGGTAAGCGGTGACGAAGCTGCATGCAAAGAGGCAAGAGACTTCTTCGACCCAATAGAAACGGCTGTAGTAAAAAGGGGAATTGGGCGAAACAAAGCAGAGCTCGTGCCCTTGGATGAAGCACGAGCTCGCATCCGTGAAGCAGCAAAAAAAGCTATTTCGCTTATCGGTAAAGCCAAACCCTTTATTCCCGAAAAGCCGATGACAATCGTACTTAAATATAATCGCTCGGACTATTGTGACTCAGCTGTGGAAAGGCTTAGCTACGTCGAACGCATAGACGCCCGCACAATTCGGTGGGTTACAAGCGATCCATTGGCAATCCTGCCCAAATGA
- a CDS encoding DUF47 family protein — MIRLLPKQESFYDLLEKQVQMVNEAAHILVQLMADCRDAEDIAFKIRAMEHDADELTHEVIRKLNTTFVTPLDREDIHALTSALDDIMDYIEAAADRILLYEITQPTEAGAKLSKILAEATEQTVQAVGCLRDIKRSAPVREACILINRLENQGDQVNRAALAKLFQMHDKPIEALKWREIYDHIETAIDKCEDVADIIESTCLKNA, encoded by the coding sequence ATGATACGCCTTTTACCTAAGCAGGAGTCATTCTACGATTTACTTGAGAAACAGGTTCAGATGGTAAACGAAGCAGCCCATATTCTTGTCCAGCTGATGGCCGATTGCCGTGATGCCGAAGACATTGCCTTCAAGATAAGAGCAATGGAGCATGACGCAGATGAGCTAACCCATGAGGTAATTCGGAAATTGAATACTACTTTTGTCACCCCACTTGACCGCGAGGACATTCATGCCCTCACAAGCGCTCTCGACGACATCATGGATTATATTGAGGCTGCAGCCGACCGAATACTTCTATACGAGATCACTCAGCCTACGGAGGCGGGGGCCAAGCTTTCGAAGATTCTTGCTGAAGCCACTGAACAGACCGTTCAAGCTGTTGGATGTCTTAGGGATATCAAACGCTCGGCGCCGGTGCGCGAAGCGTGCATTTTGATAAATCGTCTAGAAAATCAAGGCGATCAAGTAAATCGTGCCGCTCTTGCAAAGCTATTCCAAATGCATGATAAGCCAATTGAGGCTCTCAAATGGCGTGAAATCTATGATCATATTGAGACAGCAATTGATAAGTGCGAAGATGTTGCCGATATAATTGAGTCAACTTGCCTGAAAAATGCTTAA
- a CDS encoding inorganic phosphate transporter: MPDATIILLGTVVVLALAFDFINGFHDTANAIATSVLTRALSIRNAIFLSAMQNFVGAMMWTGVAQTIGKGIVDPSLVTGKGGQILVLSALVGAITWNLITWYFGLPSSSSHALIGGVMGAAVAYKGIGVLNEEGLKKIFISLIGSPIVGFLAGATLMILVMNIFAQQAPSKLNRYFKVLQVLSANFMAFTHGSNDAQKSMGIITMALVVGGFLPTVQVPLWVKVTCAAAMALGTAAGGWRIIKTVGKKIMGLQPVHGFASETAAALVVLSATLWHAPVSTTHVISSSVMGVGSAKRLSAVRWGIVGQIVLAWLMTLPISALLSMISYALLHIVLH, translated from the coding sequence ATGCCTGATGCAACAATTATACTTCTCGGGACAGTAGTTGTTCTTGCACTAGCTTTCGACTTCATAAATGGCTTTCATGATACAGCAAACGCCATAGCTACTTCGGTTCTCACTCGCGCGCTCTCCATTCGGAATGCGATATTTCTTTCTGCTATGCAAAATTTTGTGGGAGCGATGATGTGGACAGGCGTAGCGCAAACGATAGGAAAGGGTATTGTAGACCCAAGCCTGGTTACTGGCAAAGGCGGGCAGATTCTTGTGCTTTCAGCACTTGTCGGAGCAATTACGTGGAATCTCATAACATGGTACTTCGGCCTTCCTAGCAGCTCGTCTCATGCGTTAATAGGCGGGGTTATGGGGGCTGCCGTTGCATATAAAGGAATTGGCGTGCTCAACGAGGAAGGACTTAAAAAAATCTTTATTTCCCTTATAGGGTCTCCTATCGTGGGCTTCCTGGCGGGCGCAACGCTAATGATTTTGGTGATGAACATTTTTGCCCAGCAGGCCCCTTCGAAGCTTAATAGATATTTCAAGGTTCTCCAAGTCCTCTCAGCCAATTTTATGGCTTTCACCCATGGGTCCAACGATGCTCAGAAGTCAATGGGAATTATTACCATGGCGTTGGTTGTTGGCGGTTTTTTACCCACTGTGCAAGTTCCACTTTGGGTGAAGGTAACATGTGCGGCAGCGATGGCATTGGGAACTGCAGCTGGTGGTTGGCGGATTATTAAAACTGTTGGAAAAAAAATTATGGGGCTTCAACCTGTTCACGGTTTCGCCTCCGAGACAGCAGCCGCGTTGGTAGTTCTTTCCGCAACCTTATGGCATGCACCGGTTAGCACCACTCATGTGATATCATCCTCAGTGATGGGTGTTGGTTCGGCAAAACGACTTTCGGCAGTAAGATGGGGGATCGTCGGCCAAATTGTCCTAGCTTGGCTGATGACGCTGCCTATTTCGGCGCTGCTTAGCATGATTAGCTATGCCCTACTACACATTGTATTACATTAA
- a CDS encoding DUF6259 domain-containing protein — MRRKITCHYLIIITTILIPICTVCGAMEADMKNNNPSEDPIVLRNEYLSITLGIEDGRLRLNSIKDSSDHEFLGDAQDNTSIWRIVFRSPSGESKEVESNKASFLGQQMNKFKWIVPLGEVQAEVHMSVRLNDKSHLSYWSISAKLPDRWKIYRVDFPIIPNIKPEKGLRMAAPFGWGLEYELKPGEAYDATYPSLVAAMQFVAFYNRGHGLYIGTHDPQANHKRFSMKARQDGIGFTITNLPAIPEKGGGAWKLPYEAAVGVFTGDYYDAAQIYREWTFDAPWGKGGPISKRTIPQWLKDTDLWIRVKDVWSDTESEPVENLEMAKEAADFFGIPIALHWYTWHQIPFDTLYPEYFPAKPNFAEGVKALQAIGFHVMPYINGRLCDPKSKTWIEERADRSAARKEDGEPYTEIYGSKVPLNVMCPYTQQWQEKITALVDRLVNEYNVDGVYIDQISAASSVQCFNSEHNHPIGGGKFWADGYRKMLDMARSRLPKGKILTTEENAECWLDQFDALLLVNTPVGTKKVIPLFPAVYSGRTITFGFQYTLPEDLRDSAPWRAKMAQAFVFGSQLGWVSLSVLMAPEVRQEAEFLRTLARCRRFAHEYVVTGRFLGMLNAQGDNPLLRIEGKPSFGSGTYAMELPSVLTSAWLAENGSLGILMVNQSNEDHNVQVCLPLNKVGIQADKGFSVEKFGSEGKESDWQSTTAIQKVTIPARNAILLKIKK, encoded by the coding sequence ATGAGGCGCAAGATAACATGCCATTACTTAATTATCATAACCACCATCCTAATCCCTATTTGCACAGTATGCGGAGCAATGGAGGCAGATATGAAAAATAACAACCCCTCAGAAGACCCAATCGTTCTGAGGAATGAATACTTGAGTATTACTTTAGGCATTGAAGACGGCCGTTTACGCCTGAACAGTATCAAGGATTCCTCGGACCACGAGTTTCTCGGCGATGCCCAAGACAATACGTCAATTTGGCGAATTGTTTTCCGAAGCCCAAGTGGAGAATCGAAAGAGGTTGAAAGTAACAAAGCATCGTTTTTAGGGCAACAGATGAATAAGTTCAAATGGATAGTGCCCCTTGGAGAAGTACAAGCCGAGGTTCACATGTCGGTGCGTCTTAATGACAAGAGTCATCTTTCATACTGGTCAATTTCCGCTAAACTTCCTGACAGATGGAAAATCTATAGGGTAGATTTCCCAATAATACCCAACATAAAGCCCGAGAAGGGTTTAAGAATGGCCGCTCCATTTGGCTGGGGACTCGAATATGAGTTGAAACCCGGAGAAGCATACGATGCCACATACCCATCGCTTGTCGCTGCTATGCAGTTCGTTGCATTTTACAACCGTGGGCACGGTCTCTATATTGGAACGCATGACCCGCAGGCGAACCACAAGCGTTTTAGCATGAAAGCCCGTCAAGACGGCATCGGCTTTACAATAACTAACCTCCCAGCAATTCCCGAGAAAGGTGGCGGTGCATGGAAGCTTCCTTACGAGGCGGCAGTTGGTGTCTTTACGGGCGATTACTACGATGCAGCACAGATTTACCGCGAATGGACATTCGACGCTCCATGGGGAAAAGGTGGACCGATATCCAAGCGAACAATCCCTCAGTGGTTGAAAGACACCGATTTATGGATTAGGGTTAAAGATGTTTGGAGCGATACCGAATCCGAGCCAGTTGAAAACCTCGAAATGGCCAAAGAGGCCGCCGATTTTTTCGGCATCCCTATTGCATTGCACTGGTATACCTGGCACCAAATTCCATTTGACACTCTTTATCCCGAATACTTCCCCGCAAAACCAAACTTCGCCGAAGGAGTAAAAGCACTCCAAGCAATTGGCTTCCATGTTATGCCCTACATCAACGGACGGCTATGCGACCCGAAATCAAAGACCTGGATCGAAGAGCGAGCCGACCGGTCGGCAGCTAGGAAGGAAGACGGAGAGCCATATACCGAGATTTATGGCTCAAAAGTCCCGCTCAACGTTATGTGTCCCTACACCCAGCAGTGGCAAGAAAAGATTACAGCGTTGGTTGACCGTTTAGTGAATGAATATAATGTGGATGGGGTTTATATCGACCAAATCAGCGCGGCTAGTTCAGTCCAGTGCTTCAATAGCGAACATAACCACCCAATAGGCGGTGGTAAGTTCTGGGCAGATGGCTACCGAAAGATGCTCGATATGGCAAGGTCACGTCTGCCCAAAGGAAAAATTTTGACTACCGAGGAAAATGCCGAGTGCTGGCTAGACCAATTTGACGCTTTGCTTCTTGTGAACACACCCGTTGGCACAAAGAAGGTCATCCCTCTATTCCCGGCTGTATACTCAGGCAGAACAATCACATTTGGATTTCAATACACACTTCCAGAAGACCTCCGAGATTCCGCTCCGTGGAGGGCAAAGATGGCGCAAGCATTTGTATTTGGCTCACAGCTCGGCTGGGTGAGCCTAAGTGTTCTCATGGCACCAGAAGTTAGGCAGGAAGCTGAATTCCTGCGCACGCTTGCAAGATGCCGAAGATTTGCGCACGAATATGTTGTTACTGGGCGCTTCCTGGGAATGCTTAATGCGCAAGGAGACAATCCACTGTTACGAATTGAAGGTAAACCCTCATTCGGCAGTGGAACTTATGCCATGGAACTGCCATCGGTTCTCACATCCGCTTGGCTTGCGGAGAACGGAAGCTTGGGCATCCTTATGGTAAACCAATCAAATGAAGATCATAATGTGCAGGTGTGTCTCCCGCTTAACAAAGTGGGGATTCAAGCTGATAAAGGATTTTCTGTTGAGAAATTTGGTTCTGAAGGCAAGGAATCCGATTGGCAAAGTACAACAGCCATCCAAAAAGTAACAATCCCAGCCAGAAATGCAATTCTGCTTAAAATTAAAAAGTAA